The following proteins are encoded in a genomic region of Amycolatopsis sulphurea:
- a CDS encoding type 1 glutamine amidotransferase, translating to MRDSTVRIGLLLPEVLGTYGDSGNAQVLCKRLQWRGQDAEVVPISLSSSVPSTLDLYLLGGGEDGAQVLAAEFLREATGLRRAAAAGTPVFGVCAGLQILGTRFHGSDGLDHSGLGLLDATTKPASRRAVSELVASPELFDAPLTGFENHQGETTRGPDSAPLGRVVRGTGNGDGTEGAVTGHVIGTYLHGPALARNPALADLLLSWVLGHPPKPLELSEVEVLRAERLSARRSR from the coding sequence ATGCGTGATTCCACTGTCCGCATCGGACTGCTGCTGCCCGAGGTGCTCGGCACCTACGGTGATTCCGGCAACGCGCAGGTGCTCTGCAAACGCCTGCAGTGGCGTGGGCAGGACGCCGAGGTGGTACCGATCTCGCTCTCCTCGTCCGTACCCTCCACATTGGACTTGTACCTGCTCGGCGGCGGCGAGGACGGGGCGCAGGTACTGGCCGCGGAGTTCCTTCGCGAGGCGACCGGGCTGCGCCGGGCCGCGGCCGCGGGCACCCCGGTGTTCGGGGTGTGCGCGGGCCTGCAGATCCTCGGCACCCGGTTCCACGGCTCGGACGGCCTGGACCACTCCGGCCTCGGGCTGCTCGACGCGACGACGAAACCGGCGTCGCGGCGTGCGGTGTCCGAACTGGTCGCAAGCCCAGAGCTGTTCGACGCACCGCTCACGGGGTTCGAGAACCACCAAGGGGAGACGACGCGGGGGCCGGACAGCGCACCGCTGGGCCGCGTCGTTCGCGGCACCGGCAACGGTGACGGCACCGAAGGCGCGGTGACCGGCCACGTTATCGGTACCTACCTGCACGGACCGGCGCTGGCGCGGAATCCGGCATTGGCCGATCTGCTGCTGTCCTGGGTGCTCGGGCATCCGCCGAAGCCATTGGAGCTGAGCGAGGTCGAAGTCCTGCGGGCTGAGCGGCTGAGTGCGCGCCGGTCACGATGA
- a CDS encoding HAMP domain-containing sensor histidine kinase: MAEASTRLTLLLALISLPLLAIAGFAVYRAVGSALRPVERMRRTVAEISTRDLASRVPLPPGGDEVHRLAVTLNEMLGRLASAQSAQRRFVADASHELRSPLSTISTALDVSSQHPETTDELVPVITRETVRLRELVDDLLMLARTDDTTDRPAQTEVDLDDIVRAEAERVRAETPVEIEVRARPAKVCGSEAQLRRAVRNLVDNACGHARERVRIASSVRGGLALVEVSDDGPGVAEADRERVFERFVRLDASRRRGGTGLGLPIVAGIAARHGGRAQYVDLPDPSYPGAHFRIELPQIELPRIGQE, translated from the coding sequence GTGGCTGAGGCGTCGACGCGGCTGACGCTGCTGCTGGCGTTGATCTCGCTGCCGCTGCTGGCCATCGCCGGCTTCGCGGTGTATCGCGCGGTGGGGTCGGCACTACGGCCGGTGGAACGCATGCGCCGTACGGTCGCGGAGATCTCCACCCGTGACCTCGCTTCACGCGTGCCGTTGCCGCCCGGCGGGGACGAGGTACACCGGCTGGCCGTGACGTTGAATGAGATGCTCGGCCGGCTAGCCTCCGCACAGTCCGCGCAACGCCGGTTCGTCGCCGACGCCAGCCACGAACTACGCTCGCCGCTGTCGACCATCAGCACCGCACTCGACGTGTCGAGCCAGCACCCGGAAACGACCGACGAGCTGGTCCCGGTGATCACCCGCGAAACCGTGCGGTTGCGGGAACTCGTCGACGACCTGCTGATGCTTGCGCGCACGGACGACACCACCGACCGTCCGGCGCAGACCGAGGTGGACCTCGACGACATCGTGCGCGCCGAGGCGGAACGGGTGCGGGCGGAAACGCCGGTGGAGATCGAGGTGCGGGCCAGGCCGGCGAAGGTGTGCGGCAGCGAGGCACAGCTTCGGCGGGCTGTGCGCAACCTGGTGGACAATGCGTGCGGGCACGCCCGGGAGCGGGTCCGGATCGCCAGCTCGGTGCGGGGCGGGCTCGCGCTGGTGGAGGTCAGCGACGACGGTCCCGGGGTCGCCGAGGCCGATCGGGAGCGGGTGTTCGAACGGTTCGTGCGGCTGGACGCGTCCCGGCGGCGCGGCGGGACCGGGCTCGGCCTGCCGATCGTGGCCGGGATCGCGGCCCGGCACGGGGGCCGGGCGCAGTACGTCGACCTCCCCGACCCGAGCTACCCGGGCGCGCATTTCCGCATCGAGCTGCCTCAGATCGAACTGCCCCGGATCGGACAGGAGTGA
- a CDS encoding response regulator transcription factor: protein MRLLIVEDEMEFAETLRRGLIAEGFTVDVAHTGRDGLWSATEHDYDAVVLDIMLPELSGYEVLKRLRAAENWTPVLMLTAKDGEYDEADAFDLGADDYLSKPFSFVVLLARLRALLRRGAPARPAVLTVRDLQLDPAARTVHRGETRIQLTAREFGLLEFLLRRQGAALTKNEILGHVWDAHYEGDENVVEVYVGYLRRKIDAPFGTQTIETVRGVGYRVIP, encoded by the coding sequence ATGCGACTGTTGATCGTCGAGGACGAAATGGAGTTCGCGGAGACCCTGCGTCGCGGACTGATCGCCGAAGGCTTCACCGTGGACGTCGCGCACACCGGCCGGGACGGGCTGTGGTCGGCGACCGAACACGACTACGACGCCGTGGTGCTGGACATCATGCTGCCCGAGCTGTCCGGCTACGAGGTGCTGAAACGCTTGCGCGCGGCGGAAAACTGGACGCCGGTGCTGATGCTCACGGCGAAGGACGGCGAGTACGACGAGGCCGACGCGTTCGACCTCGGCGCGGACGACTACCTGTCCAAGCCCTTCTCCTTCGTGGTTCTGCTCGCCCGCCTGCGCGCGTTGCTCCGCCGTGGTGCGCCGGCTCGTCCGGCGGTGCTGACCGTACGCGATCTGCAGCTCGATCCGGCGGCCCGCACTGTCCACCGTGGAGAGACGCGGATCCAGCTGACTGCGCGGGAATTCGGGTTGCTGGAATTCCTGTTGCGGCGGCAGGGCGCGGCGCTGACCAAGAACGAAATCCTCGGCCACGTCTGGGATGCGCACTATGAAGGCGACGAGAACGTGGTCGAGGTGTACGTCGGTTACCTGCGGCGGAAGATCGATGCACCCTTCGGGACCCAAACCATCGAAACGGTGCGTGGGGTGGGTTACCGCGTGATTCCGTGA
- a CDS encoding CoA-binding protein, which yields MTPEEILAGARTIAVVGLSRDPSKEAHAVPAVLQAHGFRIIPVHPSATELLGEKVYRKLEDIPEPVDLVDVFRPSVETPEVARSAVAIGAKALWLQQGIVSEKARRIAEEAGLAYVENRCTAVVRAIGRISFT from the coding sequence ATGACGCCAGAAGAAATCCTCGCCGGTGCCCGCACGATCGCCGTGGTCGGCCTCAGCCGCGACCCGTCGAAGGAGGCACACGCCGTGCCGGCCGTGCTGCAGGCGCACGGGTTCCGGATCATCCCGGTGCACCCGTCGGCGACCGAGCTGCTCGGCGAGAAGGTGTACCGGAAGCTGGAGGACATTCCGGAACCGGTGGACCTGGTCGACGTCTTCCGCCCGTCCGTGGAAACCCCCGAGGTGGCCCGCTCGGCAGTCGCCATCGGCGCGAAAGCGCTCTGGCTGCAACAAGGGATCGTGTCCGAGAAAGCCCGGCGCATCGCCGAGGAGGCAGGGCTGGCGTACGTCGAGAACCGATGCACCGCCGTGGTTCGCGCAATCGGACGGATCTCCTTCACCTGA
- a CDS encoding VOC family protein has protein sequence MAPTQTEIAQLTEARDRLRDKHLHPAVTRQPTVGRGIHHTALLSSNVEQTITFYQDVLGFPLTELIENRDYPGSSHFFFDVGNGNAVAFFDLPGLDLGPYAEVLGGLHHLALSLTPEAWAGARERLDQAGVQYQEESGTSIYFADPDGARIELIADDLGEMYGSKIG, from the coding sequence ATGGCACCCACCCAGACCGAGATCGCCCAGCTCACCGAGGCCCGCGACCGGCTGCGGGACAAGCACCTGCACCCCGCGGTGACCCGGCAGCCGACGGTCGGGCGCGGGATCCACCACACCGCACTGCTGTCCAGCAACGTCGAACAGACCATCACCTTCTACCAGGACGTGCTGGGCTTCCCACTCACCGAGCTGATCGAAAACCGCGACTACCCGGGTTCCAGCCACTTCTTCTTCGACGTGGGCAATGGCAACGCAGTGGCCTTCTTCGACCTGCCGGGCCTGGATCTCGGCCCGTACGCGGAGGTACTCGGCGGGCTGCATCACCTCGCGCTGTCGCTGACTCCGGAAGCGTGGGCAGGCGCGCGGGAGCGGCTGGACCAGGCGGGCGTGCAGTACCAGGAGGAGAGCGGCACGTCGATCTACTTCGCCGACCCGGACGGCGCGCGCATCGAGCTGATCGCTGACGACCTCGGTGAGATGTACGGCTCGAAAATCGGCTAA
- a CDS encoding alpha/beta fold hydrolase, whose translation MTEQQIEANGLKLCFETFGDPADPPLLLVMGLAAPMIWWDDELCAQFTEAGFRVIRFDNRDVGRSSWVSGRAGLARALLLHSAPYSLGDLADDAAALLDALDIEQAHVVGASMGGMVAQELAIRRPDRVRSLTSIMSTTGARFVGTPSFRAAAAMLAPAARTREEYVSRALNTFRMLGSPGYPFDEERMRARAERTYDRGVNPSGAARQLSAILSASDRTAGLRRLSLPALVVHGTKDPLVRVSGGRATARALGADLDLVPGMGHDLPPQVWPRVVAGVRRIAGH comes from the coding sequence ATGACCGAGCAGCAGATCGAAGCGAACGGTCTGAAGCTGTGCTTCGAGACGTTCGGCGATCCCGCGGACCCGCCGCTGCTGCTGGTGATGGGCCTCGCCGCGCCGATGATCTGGTGGGACGACGAGCTCTGTGCGCAGTTCACCGAAGCCGGGTTCCGGGTGATCCGCTTCGACAACCGCGACGTCGGGCGCTCGTCGTGGGTGTCCGGGCGGGCCGGCCTCGCGCGGGCGCTGCTGCTTCATTCCGCGCCGTACTCACTCGGCGACCTCGCGGACGACGCGGCCGCCCTGCTCGACGCGCTCGATATCGAACAGGCGCACGTCGTCGGCGCCTCGATGGGCGGAATGGTCGCGCAGGAGCTGGCGATCCGCCGTCCCGATCGGGTCCGGTCGCTCACCTCCATCATGTCCACGACCGGAGCCCGGTTCGTGGGGACGCCGAGTTTCCGCGCCGCGGCCGCGATGCTCGCCCCGGCAGCGCGGACCCGCGAGGAGTACGTCTCGCGGGCGCTGAACACGTTCCGGATGCTCGGCTCGCCCGGCTATCCGTTCGACGAGGAGCGCATGCGGGCACGTGCCGAGCGCACCTACGACCGGGGCGTGAACCCAAGCGGGGCGGCGCGGCAGCTCAGCGCCATCCTCTCCGCGTCGGATCGCACCGCCGGATTGCGTCGCCTTTCCCTGCCGGCGTTGGTGGTGCACGGCACGAAAGACCCGCTGGTGCGCGTGTCCGGCGGACGGGCGACCGCACGGGCGCTGGGCGCCGACCTCGACTTGGTGCCGGGGATGGGACACGATCTGCCGCCGCAGGTGTGGCCACGGGTGGTCGCCGGTGTCCGGCGGATCGCCGGCCACTGA
- a CDS encoding DUF1579 family protein, which yields MDLPTRGPEHEALTAFAGEWTGTEELAEAPWAPASTATATCDYRCSLDGFALVQDYVQTREDGSQLLGHNVFTVDPNTGETLWYGFDSYGFPPAAPARGSWHEGTLHLEKHTDRGVAQHRLTPDGDVLTHEIDVRFGDDLEFSPFLRARYTKTATR from the coding sequence ATGGATCTGCCCACCCGCGGCCCGGAGCACGAAGCTCTCACCGCCTTCGCCGGCGAATGGACCGGCACCGAAGAGCTCGCCGAAGCGCCGTGGGCGCCCGCCTCGACGGCCACCGCCACCTGCGACTACCGCTGCTCGCTCGATGGTTTCGCACTCGTCCAGGACTATGTCCAGACTCGCGAAGACGGCTCACAACTGTTGGGGCACAACGTTTTCACGGTCGATCCGAACACCGGCGAGACGCTCTGGTACGGCTTCGACAGCTACGGTTTCCCACCCGCCGCACCCGCCCGCGGCAGCTGGCACGAGGGCACCCTGCACCTGGAGAAGCACACCGACCGCGGGGTCGCGCAGCACCGCCTGACCCCGGATGGCGACGTCCTGACCCACGAGATCGATGTGCGGTTCGGCGACGACCTCGAATTCAGCCCGTTCCTGCGGGCGCGCTACACGAAAACGGCCACGCGATGA
- the boxC gene encoding 2,3-epoxybenzoyl-CoA dihydrolase, whose protein sequence is MTTTTPVTFERHPDRYRHWRLTVEGEVAWLEMDVDAEGGLVPGYELKLNSYDLGVDIEFYDATQRLRFEYPQVRAVIVTSAKDKVFCAGANIRMLAASPHEWKVNFCKFTNETRNGMEDATEFSGQTYLAAVNGSCAGGGYEIALACEKILLVDDNSATVALPEVPLLGVLPGTGGLTRLVDKRRVRRDLADVFATRPDGFKGRTALDWRLVDELVPRAGFREKVLARARELAAESGRLPAEEGVELAPLAPAVTEGGIEYRHVQVVYDRPNSLVTITVRGPSGEPGLDGWLLRLTRELDDAILRLRTNEPDLGTWVLRTAGDPAQVLAHEEPVLIGKDWLSNEIRHYFKRTLKRLDVTSRTLVALIEPGSCFAGTLLEIALAADRQYMLDGPPIDDEGSPERASIMLSEANFGLFPMGNGLSRLQSRFYGDEDHLAWLARERGHVLDAAEAVELGLVTDAPDDLDWTDEIRLALEGRASLSPDALTGMEANHRFVGPETLETKIFGRLTAWQNWIFTRPNAAGPEGALRRYGTGQKAVFDRKRV, encoded by the coding sequence GTGACCACCACGACACCTGTCACCTTCGAGCGCCATCCGGACCGCTACCGGCACTGGCGGCTGACCGTCGAAGGCGAGGTTGCCTGGCTCGAGATGGACGTCGATGCCGAGGGCGGGCTGGTGCCGGGATACGAGCTGAAGCTGAACTCCTACGACCTCGGCGTCGACATCGAGTTCTACGACGCCACCCAGCGGCTGCGCTTCGAGTACCCGCAGGTGCGCGCGGTGATCGTGACCAGCGCCAAGGACAAGGTCTTCTGTGCCGGCGCGAACATCAGGATGCTGGCGGCCTCGCCGCACGAGTGGAAGGTGAACTTCTGCAAGTTCACCAACGAGACCCGCAACGGGATGGAGGACGCCACCGAGTTCTCCGGCCAGACCTACCTGGCCGCGGTGAACGGCAGCTGCGCGGGCGGTGGCTACGAGATCGCGCTGGCCTGCGAGAAGATCCTACTGGTGGACGACAATTCGGCCACGGTCGCGTTACCGGAGGTGCCTCTGCTCGGGGTGCTGCCGGGGACCGGTGGGCTGACCCGGCTGGTGGACAAACGCCGGGTCCGCCGCGACCTCGCGGACGTGTTCGCCACCCGGCCGGACGGGTTCAAGGGCCGGACCGCCCTCGACTGGCGGCTGGTGGACGAGCTGGTGCCGCGTGCAGGGTTCCGGGAAAAGGTGCTGGCCCGAGCGCGTGAACTGGCCGCCGAGTCCGGCCGGTTGCCCGCGGAGGAAGGTGTCGAGCTGGCCCCGTTGGCCCCGGCGGTGACCGAGGGGGGCATCGAGTACCGGCACGTCCAGGTCGTCTACGACCGGCCGAATTCGCTGGTCACCATCACCGTGCGCGGCCCGTCCGGCGAGCCTGGGCTTGACGGCTGGTTGCTGCGGCTGACGCGCGAACTCGACGACGCGATCCTGCGGCTGCGCACGAACGAACCGGACCTCGGCACCTGGGTGCTGCGCACGGCAGGCGATCCGGCGCAGGTGCTCGCGCACGAAGAGCCGGTGCTCATCGGGAAAGACTGGCTGAGCAACGAGATCCGGCACTATTTCAAGCGCACACTGAAACGGCTGGACGTCACCAGCCGAACCTTGGTCGCGTTGATCGAGCCGGGCAGTTGTTTCGCCGGGACGCTGCTGGAGATCGCGCTCGCCGCCGATCGTCAGTACATGTTGGACGGTCCGCCGATCGATGATGAGGGCTCCCCGGAACGTGCGTCGATCATGTTGTCCGAAGCCAACTTCGGCCTCTTCCCGATGGGAAATGGGCTGTCCCGGCTGCAATCCCGGTTCTACGGCGACGAGGACCACTTGGCGTGGCTCGCGCGGGAACGCGGCCACGTACTCGACGCCGCCGAGGCCGTGGAGCTGGGTCTGGTCACCGACGCGCCGGACGATCTCGATTGGACGGACGAGATCCGGCTCGCGCTGGAGGGCCGTGCCTCGCTGTCGCCGGACGCGCTCACCGGGATGGAGGCCAACCACCGTTTCGTCGGCCCGGAAACCCTGGAGACCAAGATCTTCGGGCGGCTCACCGCCTGGCAGAACTGGATTTTCACCCGGCCGAACGCCGCGGGCCCGGAGGGTGCGCTGCGGCGCTACGGCACCGGGCAGAAGGCGGTCTTCGACAGGAAGCGGGTCTGA
- the boxB gene encoding benzoyl-CoA 2,3-epoxidase subunit BoxB, producing the protein MPETIDYDAKIPNNVHLADDRRLQRALEGWQPKFLNWWGEMGPTLATEGVYLRTAVSVGREGWAHFDHVNVPDYRWGIFLAERDPGRQIAFGEHQGEPVWQQVPGEYRADLQRLIVIQGDTEPASVEQQRLLGLTAPSLYDLRNLFQVNVEEGRHLWAMVYLLHAYFGREGRDEAEGLLLRNSGSPDAPRILGAFNEETADWLAFYMFTYFTDRDGKYQLGTLKESSFDPLSRTCEFMLKEEAHHMMVGTTGVDRVVQRSAELIHEHDTYDIAAHGGIPLEMIQRYLNFHYTVSLDLFGSETSTNAANYYTAGLKGRWQETRCKDDHKLTDDARMLDRPRDDGTWTTDELQAILLLNLDLRAEYTADCQTGVNRWNKILSDAGIDFRFRLPHPGFNRDVGINSGHHVTPDGTLVDEATWEAARHQWLPTAEDLTFVRSLMYPVYERGKIASWVAPPRQGINGKPFDYEYVHLT; encoded by the coding sequence ATGCCGGAAACAATCGACTACGACGCCAAGATCCCGAACAACGTGCACCTCGCCGACGACCGGCGGCTGCAGCGCGCGCTGGAGGGCTGGCAGCCGAAGTTCCTGAACTGGTGGGGCGAGATGGGTCCGACGCTGGCGACCGAGGGCGTGTACCTGCGCACCGCGGTCAGCGTCGGCCGCGAGGGCTGGGCGCACTTCGACCATGTGAACGTGCCGGACTACCGGTGGGGGATCTTCCTCGCCGAACGGGACCCGGGCAGGCAGATCGCGTTCGGCGAACACCAGGGCGAGCCGGTGTGGCAGCAGGTGCCCGGCGAGTACCGGGCGGATCTGCAGCGGCTGATCGTGATCCAGGGCGACACCGAGCCGGCGTCGGTGGAGCAGCAGCGGCTGCTCGGGCTGACCGCGCCTTCGTTGTATGACCTGAGAAACCTGTTCCAAGTCAATGTGGAAGAGGGCAGGCACCTGTGGGCGATGGTGTACCTGCTGCACGCCTATTTCGGCCGGGAGGGCCGGGACGAGGCCGAGGGGCTGCTGCTGCGCAACTCCGGCAGCCCGGACGCGCCGCGGATCCTCGGCGCGTTCAACGAGGAGACGGCGGACTGGCTGGCCTTCTACATGTTCACCTACTTCACCGACCGGGACGGCAAGTATCAGCTCGGCACGTTGAAGGAGAGTTCGTTCGACCCGTTGTCGCGAACGTGTGAGTTCATGCTGAAGGAGGAGGCGCACCACATGATGGTGGGCACCACCGGCGTGGACCGGGTGGTGCAGCGCAGTGCCGAGCTGATCCACGAGCACGACACGTACGACATCGCCGCGCACGGCGGAATTCCGCTCGAAATGATCCAGCGGTATCTGAACTTCCATTACACCGTTTCGCTGGATCTGTTCGGCAGCGAGACCTCCACCAACGCGGCCAACTATTACACCGCCGGGCTCAAAGGCCGCTGGCAGGAGACCCGGTGCAAGGACGATCACAAGCTCACCGACGACGCGCGAATGCTGGACCGTCCGCGCGACGACGGTACCTGGACCACCGACGAACTGCAGGCGATCCTGCTGCTCAACCTCGATCTGCGCGCGGAGTACACCGCGGACTGCCAGACCGGGGTGAACCGCTGGAACAAGATCCTCTCCGACGCGGGCATCGACTTCCGGTTCCGGCTGCCGCACCCTGGCTTCAACCGCGACGTGGGCATAAACTCCGGCCACCACGTGACTCCGGACGGCACGCTCGTCGACGAGGCCACGTGGGAGGCGGCCCGGCACCAATGGCTGCCGACGGCGGAGGACCTGACGTTCGTCCGCTCGCTCATGTACCCGGTGTACGAGCGGGGGAAGATCGCGAGCTGGGTCGCGCCGCCGCGGCAGGGCATCAACGGGAAGCCGTTCGACTACGAGTACGTGCACCTCACCTGA
- a CDS encoding benzoate-CoA ligase family protein produces MTVPGGFNAAEFLLAQGRPDATAVVSVRRTLSYAELSAEVHRVAAGLRKLGVRPEERVMFCMVDDVELLTGILGAMLASAVAVPVSTMVTGLELGKVLADSRARVLCVSGEFAESAAAALTSAPEVADLVLDRADPAAFPSGPRVHRWAEVATVDESFQVSTWDDSPALWLYTSGTTGQPKGAMHRHASIRAICETYAHQVLDTTSSDRFLSVPKLFFAYGLGNSAFFPLAAGAITLLEPARPTPALFAARAKADRPTLFFGVPTFFAALLASDVPDDSFSSVRCAISAGEPLPASLFNRFRARFGVEILDGIGSTEALHIFLSNRPDLVRPGSTGVAVPGYRIQLRDERGVSIEEAGKPGELYVSGPSIATGYWARYAATKQVFQGEWLRTGDSYVRNADGTYTCLGRFGDMLKAGGIWVSPSEVEERLLEHPAVAEVAVVAAPDADGLDKPVACVVAAPSSAVPAEELIEFCRSGLAAFKRPRAVVELAELPKTATGKIRRNVLRQLVRESLQQPQPQS; encoded by the coding sequence ATGACGGTTCCCGGGGGCTTCAACGCCGCGGAGTTCCTGCTCGCCCAGGGGCGACCGGACGCGACCGCGGTGGTGTCGGTGCGGCGGACGCTGAGCTATGCCGAGCTTTCCGCGGAGGTGCACCGGGTCGCCGCGGGACTGCGGAAGCTGGGGGTGCGGCCGGAGGAACGCGTGATGTTCTGCATGGTCGACGACGTGGAGCTGCTGACCGGGATTCTCGGCGCGATGCTCGCCAGCGCGGTCGCCGTCCCGGTGTCCACTATGGTCACCGGGCTTGAGCTGGGAAAGGTGCTGGCGGATTCGCGGGCCAGGGTGCTGTGCGTGTCCGGGGAGTTCGCCGAGTCCGCGGCGGCCGCGCTCACCAGTGCGCCCGAGGTCGCCGACCTGGTACTGGACCGGGCGGACCCGGCCGCGTTCCCCTCCGGGCCGCGGGTGCACCGATGGGCCGAAGTGGCCACAGTGGACGAATCTTTCCAGGTGTCCACTTGGGACGATTCACCGGCGTTGTGGCTGTACACCTCCGGCACCACCGGACAGCCGAAGGGCGCGATGCATCGGCATGCTTCGATCCGGGCGATATGCGAGACGTACGCGCATCAGGTGCTGGACACCACGTCGTCGGACCGTTTTCTGTCGGTGCCGAAGCTTTTCTTCGCCTACGGGCTGGGGAACTCGGCGTTCTTCCCGCTCGCCGCGGGGGCCATCACCCTGCTCGAACCGGCTCGCCCGACGCCCGCGCTGTTCGCCGCGCGTGCCAAGGCGGATCGGCCGACGCTGTTCTTCGGGGTGCCGACGTTCTTCGCCGCGCTGCTGGCCAGCGACGTTCCGGATGATTCGTTTTCCTCGGTACGGTGCGCGATTTCGGCCGGTGAACCGTTGCCCGCGTCGTTGTTCAACCGGTTCCGCGCACGGTTCGGGGTGGAGATCCTGGACGGGATCGGGTCGACCGAGGCGTTGCACATCTTCCTTTCGAACCGGCCGGATCTCGTCCGGCCGGGCAGTACCGGGGTGGCGGTGCCGGGGTATCGGATCCAGCTGCGAGACGAGCGGGGAGTGTCGATCGAGGAGGCGGGGAAGCCGGGCGAGCTGTACGTGTCCGGTCCGTCGATCGCGACCGGATACTGGGCTCGGTATGCGGCCACGAAACAGGTGTTTCAAGGAGAATGGCTGCGGACCGGGGACAGTTACGTCCGCAACGCCGATGGCACCTACACTTGTCTCGGCCGGTTCGGGGACATGCTGAAGGCGGGCGGGATCTGGGTGTCACCGTCCGAAGTGGAGGAACGCTTGCTGGAGCATCCCGCGGTGGCGGAGGTCGCGGTGGTGGCCGCGCCGGACGCCGACGGGCTGGACAAGCCGGTGGCGTGCGTGGTCGCGGCGCCGTCCTCGGCGGTGCCCGCCGAGGAACTGATCGAGTTCTGCCGGTCCGGGCTCGCCGCGTTCAAGCGGCCGCGCGCCGTGGTGGAGCTGGCGGAGCTGCCGAAGACCGCGACCGGGAAGATCCGCCGCAACGTGCTCCGTCAGCTGGTCCGGGAATCGCTGCAGCAGCCGCAGCCGCAATCATGA
- a CDS encoding amidohydrolase family protein, with protein MIDGHFVVDAHVHTPRLPTLKPAWLDWARDYAGDYPWRTVYDEAGSVIPSAMDDLMAREGVDRVLLFCDYSPRATGIQSIEDNLPLVEYNPERFRLVANVNPHLHHPLRDEVRRQLALGAVALKIHPVHGAFSPADKELYPVYDLCADRGVPVILHSGLSVFPGSRSSFGDPQLLSDVVEDFPSVNFVFAHGGRGWWYDVAAFMAQSRPNVWLDLAGLPPKKLPEYYARFDLVRLARKWVFGTDWPGVPGTAANVRAVADLGLPVEILKNVLSGNAVRLMPGLS; from the coding sequence ATGATCGACGGTCACTTCGTGGTGGACGCCCACGTGCACACGCCGCGGCTGCCTACGCTCAAACCCGCGTGGCTGGACTGGGCCCGCGATTACGCCGGGGACTACCCGTGGCGCACCGTCTATGACGAAGCCGGTTCGGTGATTCCGTCCGCAATGGACGATCTGATGGCGCGTGAAGGCGTCGACCGGGTGCTGCTCTTCTGCGACTACAGCCCGCGGGCTACCGGAATACAGTCCATTGAGGACAATCTGCCGCTGGTGGAGTACAACCCGGAGCGTTTCCGGTTGGTGGCGAACGTGAACCCACACCTGCACCACCCGCTGCGCGACGAGGTGCGACGACAACTCGCCCTCGGCGCGGTAGCATTGAAGATCCACCCGGTGCACGGCGCGTTCTCCCCGGCGGACAAGGAACTCTACCCGGTCTACGACCTGTGCGCCGACCGTGGGGTACCGGTGATCCTCCATTCCGGACTGTCGGTTTTCCCTGGCTCTCGGTCGAGTTTCGGGGATCCGCAGCTACTGTCCGATGTGGTCGAAGACTTTCCGTCGGTGAATTTCGTTTTCGCTCACGGCGGCCGTGGCTGGTGGTACGACGTGGCTGCGTTCATGGCCCAGTCAAGGCCGAACGTGTGGCTGGACTTGGCTGGGCTGCCGCCGAAGAAGCTGCCGGAGTACTACGCCCGGTTCGATCTCGTGCGGCTGGCCCGGAAATGGGTTTTCGGCACCGATTGGCCGGGCGTCCCCGGCACCGCGGCGAACGTGCGTGCCGTCGCGGATCTCGGCCTGCCGGTGGAGATCCTGAAGAACGTCCTGTCCGGCAATGCCGTGCGGCTGATGCCCGGCCTTTCCTGA
- a CDS encoding RNA polymerase sigma factor has product MLHDDEVRRFGSRVARVLATTPGFRTDAEDACQAAWLEFLTCHSQIRDRDRLGAWLTTVARRHAIRAMIRRTRATYLPAPDEPSPETTLLDDERAAALWCAVAELPERARRLLLLIAHHPELKPAELAAEVGISPASVSKLRRRYLDQVRRKLEIQGFHHA; this is encoded by the coding sequence ATGCTGCATGACGACGAAGTTCGCAGATTCGGCTCACGCGTCGCCCGCGTACTCGCGACGACTCCGGGCTTCCGCACCGATGCCGAGGACGCCTGCCAGGCCGCGTGGCTGGAATTCCTGACCTGCCACAGCCAGATCCGAGACCGGGACCGCCTCGGCGCCTGGCTGACCACCGTCGCCCGCCGGCACGCGATCCGCGCCATGATCCGCCGAACGCGGGCCACCTACCTGCCCGCACCCGACGAACCGTCCCCCGAAACCACCCTGCTCGACGACGAGCGAGCTGCCGCCCTGTGGTGCGCTGTAGCCGAACTTCCCGAACGCGCTCGGCGCCTGCTGTTGCTGATCGCCCACCACCCGGAACTGAAACCCGCCGAACTGGCCGCCGAGGTGGGCATTTCCCCGGCCAGCGTGAGCAAGCTGCGCCGCCGCTACCTGGACCAGGTCCGGCGGAAACTGGAGATCCAAGGGTTTCACCATGCTTGA